In a single window of the Bacillus mycoides genome:
- the moaC gene encoding cyclic pyranopterin monophosphate synthase MoaC has product MSSFTHFNDQGRAKMVDISDKKITVRTAIACSSILVSKEIFDKISRNEIGKGDVLAVAQIAGIMAAKRTSDIIPMCHPLLLKGVDVSFDWKQSEEQYRLLIEVKVKTEGSTGVEMEALTAASATALTVYDMCKAVDKGMIIGETYLLEKTGGKNGDYIRNS; this is encoded by the coding sequence ATGTCTTCATTCACACATTTCAACGACCAAGGGCGCGCTAAAATGGTTGATATAAGTGACAAAAAAATAACCGTTCGAACAGCAATAGCATGCTCTAGCATTCTCGTTTCGAAAGAAATTTTTGATAAAATCTCACGCAACGAAATTGGTAAAGGTGACGTATTAGCCGTCGCACAAATCGCAGGTATTATGGCTGCAAAACGTACTTCTGATATTATCCCAATGTGCCATCCTTTATTATTAAAAGGTGTTGACGTCTCTTTCGATTGGAAACAGTCAGAAGAACAGTATCGGCTACTTATTGAAGTAAAAGTTAAAACAGAAGGTAGTACCGGCGTTGAGATGGAAGCTTTAACAGCTGCTTCCGCTACCGCTCTTACTGTATATGACATGTGTAAAGCCGTTGATAAAGGTATGATTATTGGCGAAACGTACTTACTTGAAAAAACGGGCGGAAAAAATGGAGATTATATTAGAAATTCTTAA
- a CDS encoding molybdopterin-synthase adenylyltransferase MoeB, with product MQERYSRQMLFSGVGEEGQRKIRGKHVLVIGAGALGAANAEAIVRAGVGKITIADRDYVEWSNLQRQQLYTEEDAKHYKPKAIAAAEHLKAINSEVEIVPVVTDVTVQEMEELIKGVDLILDATDNFETRLLINDISQMYNVPWIYGGCVGSYGVTYTILPGKTPCFRCLMEHPASGATCDTAGIIQPAVQLVVAHQITEALKILVEDFEALRETMLSFDLWNNQQMAFKVNRQKKDTCLSCGKLRTYPSLTFEAQTKTEVLCGRNTVQIRPGVRQGFNLEEIKKRLQKSVDVKATPYLLSFPVEEYRFVLFTDGRAFIHGTNDMNVAKRLYARYIG from the coding sequence ATGCAAGAGCGATATTCAAGACAAATGTTATTTTCTGGTGTTGGGGAAGAAGGGCAACGGAAAATAAGAGGGAAGCACGTGCTCGTCATCGGTGCTGGTGCGCTCGGAGCAGCGAATGCAGAAGCAATTGTTAGAGCAGGTGTTGGAAAAATTACAATTGCGGATCGTGATTATGTAGAATGGAGTAATTTACAAAGGCAACAATTATATACAGAAGAAGATGCGAAGCATTATAAGCCGAAAGCAATAGCGGCAGCAGAACATTTAAAGGCAATTAATTCCGAAGTAGAAATTGTACCGGTTGTGACTGATGTAACGGTGCAAGAAATGGAAGAGTTAATTAAAGGTGTAGATTTAATATTAGATGCGACAGACAATTTTGAAACGCGCCTTCTTATTAATGATATATCCCAGATGTATAACGTTCCATGGATATACGGAGGATGTGTTGGAAGTTACGGAGTAACTTATACAATCTTGCCAGGGAAAACGCCGTGTTTTCGATGTTTAATGGAACATCCGGCGAGCGGAGCGACATGTGATACGGCCGGTATTATACAGCCAGCAGTGCAATTAGTAGTTGCACATCAAATAACGGAAGCCTTGAAAATATTAGTAGAAGATTTTGAGGCACTTCGTGAAACGATGCTATCATTTGATCTTTGGAATAATCAACAGATGGCATTTAAAGTGAATAGGCAGAAAAAGGATACATGTTTATCCTGTGGAAAGTTACGTACATATCCGAGTTTAACATTTGAAGCACAAACGAAAACAGAAGTATTATGTGGGCGAAATACAGTTCAAATCCGTCCAGGTGTGCGTCAGGGTTTTAATTTAGAAGAAATTAAAAAGCGCTTACAAAAAAGTGTGGATGTAAAAGCAACGCCGTATTTATTATCATTTCCAGTGGAAGAATATCGTTTTGTTTTATTTACAGATGGCAGGGCGTTTATTCATGGTACGAATGATATGAATGTTGCGAAACGACTATATGCAAGATATATAGGTTGA